A stretch of Mustelus asterias chromosome 24, sMusAst1.hap1.1, whole genome shotgun sequence DNA encodes these proteins:
- the LOC144511082 gene encoding melanoma-derived growth regulatory protein-like, with product MSLTVWTCCLIVFCSTGVLSSRGQARHKLAERKLCADEECSHPISMARALADYMAPDCRFINIRQGQIVYIYGKLKGRGRNYWQGTVQGDYFGEQSTTLGFFPKAILKEIQHLGTELVEMPTVDWDFFC from the exons ATGTCTCTGACAGTCTGGACCTGTTGTCTGATCGTCTTCTGCTCCACTGGCGTCTTATCCAGCAGGGGCCAGGCGAGGCATAAACTGGCCGAAAGGAAGCTCTGTGCAGACGAGGAATGCAGCC ATCCGATTTCTATGGCTCGGGCTCTGGCCGATTACATGGCTCCTGACTGCAGGTTCATCAACATCCGCCAAGGACAGATCGTTTATATTTACGGAAAACTCAAAGGAAGGGGACGCAACTACTGGCAAGGGACT GTTCAAGGCGACTATTTTGGAGAACAGTCGACAACACTCGGATTTTTCCCAAAGGCGATTCTGAAGGAGATCCAACATCTGGGGACTGAACTTGTGGAAATGCCAACTGTG GACTGGGATTTCTTCTGTTAG